One stretch of Candidatus Binatia bacterium DNA includes these proteins:
- a CDS encoding NAD(P)-dependent oxidoreductase, whose amino-acid sequence MRTLIIGASGFIGGVLHETFGPGTAGTYFNHPVDGLLPLDIRDAAAVGRLVAEVRPALVVHPAAQPHVDWCEEHTEESYAVNVAGTRNVAAAARAAGARYVFFSTDYVFNGHDGPYREDSTPDPINVYGRHKLAAEQAIAATLDDHLIVRVCGVYGFERAAKNFVMALLGRSRRGETMYVPLDQWGTPTYVEDLAAAVRELATAEHRGVWNVVGAEFLDRVSFARLVCAVFDLDPGFLQPRTTAELGQKAPRPLRGGLVIDKARAVLKSPLRGPREGLEQLKIQLHTAGLLESA is encoded by the coding sequence ACCCGGTCGATGGACTGCTGCCGCTCGATATTCGGGACGCCGCGGCGGTCGGCCGCCTGGTCGCCGAGGTTCGCCCCGCCCTGGTCGTTCACCCCGCCGCACAGCCGCACGTCGACTGGTGCGAGGAGCACACCGAGGAGTCGTATGCCGTCAACGTCGCCGGCACGCGCAACGTCGCCGCGGCGGCGCGCGCCGCCGGGGCCCGCTACGTGTTCTTCTCCACCGATTACGTCTTCAACGGTCACGACGGCCCGTATCGGGAAGACTCGACTCCGGACCCGATCAACGTGTACGGCCGGCACAAACTCGCGGCCGAGCAGGCCATTGCCGCGACTCTCGACGATCACCTGATCGTACGCGTCTGCGGCGTCTACGGATTCGAGCGCGCCGCCAAGAACTTCGTCATGGCACTTCTGGGCCGCAGCCGGCGCGGCGAAACGATGTACGTGCCGCTCGATCAGTGGGGAACGCCGACTTACGTCGAAGACCTCGCCGCGGCCGTGCGCGAGCTGGCCACCGCGGAACATCGCGGCGTCTGGAACGTCGTCGGCGCGGAGTTCCTCGACCGCGTCAGCTTCGCCCGCCTCGTGTGCGCAGTGTTCGATCTCGACCCGGGATTCCTCCAGCCGCGCACCACCGCGGAACTCGGACAAAAAGCTCCGCGGCCGCTGCGCGGCGGCCTCGTCATCGATAAGGCACGCGCCGTCCTCAAGAGCCCCCTGCGCGGCCCCCGCGAAGGACTGGAGCAACTCAAGATCCAACTCCACACCGCAGGCCTGCTCGAAAGCGCGTAG